A DNA window from Streptomyces sp. CA-278952 contains the following coding sequences:
- a CDS encoding ABC transporter ATP-binding protein, giving the protein MIEATELTKRYGGRTAVDRLSFTVRPGRVTGFLGPNGAGKSTTMRLILGLDSASAGRVTVGGKAYTDLPVPLRAVGSLLDAKGVHGGRSAYHHLAGLAASNGIPRRRVEEVLDLVGLPAETARRRTKGFSLGMGQRLGIAAALIGDPEVLILDEPVNGLDTEGIRWIRELMKSLAAEGRTVFLSSHLMSEMELTADHLIVIGQGRLIADTTTRDFIETNSRAHTLVRSPEPERLRTLLEAAGAHVRLDARGGWRVDGPDAPAIGDLARDHGVAVHELTPARSSLEEVYTTLSRSSVEYRAEDRSSSTPRKETVR; this is encoded by the coding sequence ATGATCGAAGCGACGGAACTCACCAAACGCTACGGCGGGCGAACCGCCGTCGACCGGCTGTCCTTCACGGTCCGGCCGGGCCGGGTGACCGGCTTCCTCGGCCCGAACGGCGCCGGGAAATCGACCACCATGCGCCTGATCCTGGGCCTCGACTCCGCGAGCGCGGGGCGCGTCACCGTGGGCGGCAAGGCCTACACGGACCTGCCCGTACCGCTGCGGGCGGTCGGCTCCCTGCTCGACGCCAAGGGTGTCCACGGCGGCCGGTCCGCCTACCACCACCTGGCCGGACTCGCCGCGAGCAACGGCATTCCGCGCCGCCGCGTCGAGGAGGTGCTGGACCTGGTCGGCCTCCCGGCGGAGACGGCCCGCAGGCGCACCAAGGGCTTCTCGCTCGGCATGGGCCAGCGGCTGGGCATCGCGGCGGCACTGATCGGGGACCCGGAGGTGCTGATCCTCGACGAGCCGGTCAACGGCCTCGACACCGAGGGCATCCGCTGGATCCGCGAACTCATGAAGTCCCTGGCGGCGGAGGGCCGTACGGTCTTCCTCTCCAGCCACCTCATGAGCGAGATGGAACTGACGGCCGACCACCTCATCGTGATCGGACAGGGCCGGCTCATCGCGGACACGACCACGCGCGACTTCATCGAGACCAACTCCCGCGCGCACACCCTCGTCAGGTCCCCCGAACCGGAACGGCTGCGCACCCTGCTGGAAGCGGCCGGAGCCCACGTACGGCTGGACGCCAGGGGCGGCTGGCGGGTCGACGGCCCCGACGCCCCGGCCATCGGCGACCTGGCCCGGGACCACGGGGTCGCCGTCCACGAACTCACGCCGGCCCGCTCCTCCTTGGAGGAGGTCTACACGACGCTGTCGCGGTCCTCGGTGGAGTACCGGGCCGAGGACCGGAGCTCGTCGACGCCCCGGAAGGAGACAGTCCGATGA